GGCTGAGAATGCGGCTCTCCGGAATCATGGAGCCGTCGGGATCGTCGGCATCGTGCACATGGAAGAAGCGGAACAGGTCGGCGCGAAACGCCGGCTGCTTGACGAAGGTGCCGGTGCCGCGGCGCCGCTCCAGCAGGCCTTCGTCCACGAGCTGCTTCAGCGCCATGCGCATGGTGGCCAGCGCCACGCCGTACTCTTCGGCCAGGCGGTTCTCCGAGGGGATCGTGTCGCCCGGCGACCACTCCCCATTGGCGATCCGCGACGCCAACTGGTCGCGCAGCCGGGCATAGAGGGGAAGGCGCCCGTCGGCTTGGGGCATGCGCAGTGCACACATGGGTTCGTTCTCCTGGATTCGCTGCCTTGTTGCTGTCACTAAAGACCAGTGTATACTTCTAGTCAACCGATTCTCTAGAGAACTAGACTTAAGTCTAGGTGAGACGCCCTTGAGTATTCGGCCACGGGCCTGGCGGGTGGGAAAGCTGGGGGTGAGGACGTCGGTGAGGAAAGTCGGTGAGAAAAGCAGGTGAGGAAACCAGAGTGAAGCAAGGGTTCGACTGTCACGCCCACGTCTATCCGCAGGTGGATGAGGTCAAGGGCTCCAACTATCGTCCGTCGCGGCCGGCGCCGCTGCATGAGTGGCAGGCACATCTGGAGGCATGCGAGCTTCGCGGTGGCGTGCTGGTGCAGCCGAGTTTTCTCGGCCACGACAACCGTGAGCTGTTGCGGATCCTCGGCGAACTGGGGGGGAACTACCGCGGAGTGGTGCAGCTTCCCAAGGAGGCCAGCCTGACCGAAATGCGCCAGCTCGATGCGGCCGGCATCGTCGGCGTGCGCTGGAACCTGATCGAACGGCGCCGCGAACTTCCCGACCTGGAGGATCCGCAATGGATCGATTTCCTCGACCGGCTGAAGGCGCTGGACTGGCACCTGGAGCTGCACCTCGAGGGGGATCGCCTGCCCGAACTCTTCCCCGCGCTGCACGAGCACGGCGTCACCCTGGTGATCGATCACCTGGGGCTGCCCGTCGAGGCCGCCCCCGCCGACGATGCCGGTTTCCGCCTGTTGCTGGAAGCCGGCCGGTACGGCCGCACCTGGGTCAAGCTGTCGGGGCCTTATCGTTCCCCGGTGCGCGACCTGCGACCCCATGTGGGCGAGCTGCTGAACGAGCTGGGGCGCGAGCGGCTGGTGTGGGGCAGCGACTGGCCCTGGACCCGTCATGAAGGCAAGCATAGCTATCGCGATACCGTCGACTGGCTGGCCGACTGGGTCGGCGACGATGACCGGCGCGTGATCCTGAACGATTCCCCGCGAGAGCTGTTTCGCCTCGATTGACGCAAACCCGATGGTCAAGCCCGGCAGGCAGAGGCCCGGACCACTGTCGCAAGCGTCTGGGCCTCTGCGCCTCGTCGAAGTTCAGGCGAAGCTGCCGTGGCGATGGCCGGCCCTGGCCAGCCATCCGGCCAGGTGAAGGCTGAGATCGCGGGCGTCGTCGTCGGCGCCGTGGATGGCGCCCGACTTGCGCCGCCGCATGAAGGGCAGGCCCATGGCGTAGAGGCCCGGCGCCACCACGCCGCCGTCGTGCCGCAGGCGTCCGCGGGCATCGAATACCGGTGCGTCCAGCCAGCTGAAGTCTGGCTTGAAGCCGGTGGCCCACAGCACCGTGCGGATTTCGCCGCCGGCCAGGTCGAGCCCGAGGCAGGGTCGCTGCGGCACGCGGGTGGACGGCAGGGGTTCCGGGGCGGGCAGGGCATCGTGCCAGTCGTGGGCAATGGCCCAGGCATCCAGGTTCTCGAGCAGCCGCACCAGCTTGAGGTCTGCCGCCGTGGCGTGCATGGCAAGCGACCCCGAGAACTGCAGCCGGGTGCCGGCCAGGCCCGCCAGACGGCCGACCAGACGAACGCCGCGCTCGCTCAGGGCGTTGAGGTCCAGGTCCTGCGGCTCGACGCTGCCCAGCAGCTGCGGCGAGGGCTGACGCCGGGCGCGGGCCAGGTCGTCCACCTCGTCGAAGCGCTGGTCGAGCATCCCGGCGTGCTCCAGCCACCACTGGATGTCGCGGCCCCGGTAACGCCGTGGCATGCGCAGGTGCTCGCCCACGGCCAGCGTCACGGGTCGCCCGCTGCGCTGGATCTCGTCGGCCAGCTGCACGCCGGTGGCCGAGGCGCCCACCACCAGCACGCCGCCCGGCGGCAACTGCTCCGGGCGACGATACGCATGGGGCGTGAGGCTTTCGACCCAGGGCGGCAGGGCTGCGGCCATGGCGGGCACGGCGGGAAGCTGGCAGGCGCCGGTGGCGATCACCACCGCCCGGCAGCGCCAGTCGCCCCGGTCGGTCACTACCCGGTAGCCGCCGTCCGCCGGCCAGACCGTTTTCACTACGGTGCCGGTATGCAGCGGGGCCGAGAGGCCCCGTGCATAGTCGTCGAGAAAGGCGATCAGCTCCGCCATGCCCATGAAGCCTTCCGGCTCCGGCCCGGCATAGGCCTGGCCGGGCAGCCGGCATTGCCAGTTGGGCGTGAGCAGGCGCAGCGACTCCCAGCGTTCGTTGCGCCAGGCGTTGGCCACCTCGCCGCGCTCCAGGAGAACGTGGTCGATGCCGCGCTGCGCCAGGTGGTGGCTCATGGCAAGCCCCGCATGTCCCGCGCCGATGACCACGGTGGTCACGACGCGGGCCGGGCGATGCAGCGGGCGTTGATGCCCTGCGCTCATTTCACCGCCACCTTCACGTGGGTCGGGTTGGTGAGCAGGTCGTAGACCGCCGAGCGCTTCTGCGACTGGGCCACCAGCGCCTCGATATCGGCGCGACTGGCATCGGCGTCGATCTCGAACATCACGCGGATGTCGTCGAAGCCGTTGCGCACGTCGGGGTCCATGCCGAGGATGCCCTGGATGTCCATGTCGCCTTCCACCGTGGCCTTGACCGAGTGCAGCTGAATGT
This portion of the Billgrantia sulfidoxydans genome encodes:
- a CDS encoding amidohydrolase family protein, whose translation is MKQGFDCHAHVYPQVDEVKGSNYRPSRPAPLHEWQAHLEACELRGGVLVQPSFLGHDNRELLRILGELGGNYRGVVQLPKEASLTEMRQLDAAGIVGVRWNLIERRRELPDLEDPQWIDFLDRLKALDWHLELHLEGDRLPELFPALHEHGVTLVIDHLGLPVEAAPADDAGFRLLLEAGRYGRTWVKLSGPYRSPVRDLRPHVGELLNELGRERLVWGSDWPWTRHEGKHSYRDTVDWLADWVGDDDRRVILNDSPRELFRLD
- a CDS encoding flavin-containing monooxygenase, translating into MSAGHQRPLHRPARVVTTVVIGAGHAGLAMSHHLAQRGIDHVLLERGEVANAWRNERWESLRLLTPNWQCRLPGQAYAGPEPEGFMGMAELIAFLDDYARGLSAPLHTGTVVKTVWPADGGYRVVTDRGDWRCRAVVIATGACQLPAVPAMAAALPPWVESLTPHAYRRPEQLPPGGVLVVGASATGVQLADEIQRSGRPVTLAVGEHLRMPRRYRGRDIQWWLEHAGMLDQRFDEVDDLARARRQPSPQLLGSVEPQDLDLNALSERGVRLVGRLAGLAGTRLQFSGSLAMHATAADLKLVRLLENLDAWAIAHDWHDALPAPEPLPSTRVPQRPCLGLDLAGGEIRTVLWATGFKPDFSWLDAPVFDARGRLRHDGGVVAPGLYAMGLPFMRRRKSGAIHGADDDARDLSLHLAGWLARAGHRHGSFA